The following proteins are encoded in a genomic region of Bacillus sp. FJAT-22090:
- a CDS encoding ASCH domain-containing protein has product MNSSAQFYWDTFWKGRVKPTSVSAWQFGGIPDELAQLVVDGVKTATCSGHIFYKLEKEPLPKVDDYSVVLNSQDEPVCIIRTTEVTILPMNKVSAEFAYAEGEGDRSYDHWKNAHVQFFTKALEEVNLEFSEDMLLVCERFELIDTK; this is encoded by the coding sequence ATGAACTCATCTGCACAATTTTATTGGGATACATTTTGGAAAGGGAGAGTGAAACCTACATCTGTTAGTGCATGGCAGTTTGGAGGAATTCCAGATGAGTTAGCCCAACTAGTTGTCGATGGGGTTAAAACGGCAACTTGTTCTGGACACATCTTTTATAAATTAGAAAAAGAACCTCTACCAAAAGTGGATGACTACAGTGTTGTGCTAAATAGCCAAGATGAGCCAGTTTGTATTATTCGAACTACTGAAGTAACAATTTTGCCTATGAACAAGGTATCTGCAGAATTTGCATATGCTGAAGGAGAAGGAGATCGTTCTTACGATCACTGGAAAAATGCTCATGTTCAGTTTTTTACAAAAGCATTAGAGGAAGTAAATTTAGAGTTCTCCGAGGATATGTTGCTAGTTTGTGAGCGCTTTGAGTTAATCGATACCAAATAA
- a CDS encoding STAS domain-containing protein, producing MSKLNEDLYNYLIENKSKITDEWITCQLLANPTYVTLKTEAYLRKENEALIEAITSIFVQNKDKFKEYIDNRAFKVAEKRATESFPIHESIQGFNNTRKVYWNFVQEFIKSTDKIVTVDDVSSWSNEMNSAFDYIVQIFSKHHYELTQQMLEYQQALILELSSPVIPIKEGIGVLPLVGKIDSQRSQIILESTLEQCTAKKLFTIFIDLSGVPILDTMVAQQLYQLLVALKLIGVEPIFSGIRPELARTALSLEIDFSSIKIYSTLSQALIAHQN from the coding sequence ATGAGTAAACTTAATGAAGATTTATATAATTATTTAATAGAGAATAAATCAAAAATTACAGATGAATGGATTACCTGTCAACTTCTCGCAAACCCAACATATGTTACATTAAAAACTGAAGCATATTTAAGGAAAGAAAATGAAGCTTTAATAGAAGCTATTACATCTATTTTTGTACAAAACAAAGATAAATTTAAAGAATATATTGATAATCGTGCATTTAAAGTTGCTGAAAAAAGAGCTACAGAATCATTCCCTATTCATGAAAGTATTCAGGGATTTAATAATACACGTAAAGTTTATTGGAACTTTGTGCAAGAATTCATTAAATCTACTGATAAGATAGTTACTGTAGACGATGTCTCTAGTTGGTCAAATGAAATGAATTCAGCCTTTGATTATATAGTGCAAATATTTTCAAAACATCATTACGAACTAACTCAGCAAATGCTCGAATATCAACAAGCTCTAATTTTAGAGCTAAGCAGTCCTGTCATCCCAATAAAGGAGGGCATTGGTGTGTTACCACTTGTTGGTAAAATCGATTCCCAACGGAGTCAAATAATATTGGAATCGACTTTAGAGCAATGCACTGCAAAAAAACTTTTTACTATTTTTATTGATTTATCTGGAGTTCCTATTCTGGATACAATGGTGGCCCAACAGCTATATCAACTTCTAGTAGCACTTAAACTGATTGGTGTAGAGCCTATTTTTTCTGGTATACGACCAGAATTAGCTCGTACAGCGCTATCCTTAGAAATAGACTTTTCATCGATAAAAATATATTCTACTTTATCCCAAGCACTGATTGCCCATCAAAATTAA
- a CDS encoding DUF4825 domain-containing protein, producing MQKNTWLIIIMAMLLLIGVVYVLNNNQKNVIEDKTSQLSVATHSFEKVLAYENDYMGDAANTSNLFNNLPLANYKKSIEMDSEKLILVVNYDSLSSKETEKAVIYNTTAAFVLINNIEEIHLQYSDRIYVVKKANVKEWFGNDFSQLINPEVFKKLVQKPLLEKDSGAWLNLYTKQGE from the coding sequence ATGCAAAAAAACACATGGCTAATCATCATTATGGCTATGCTTTTACTTATCGGTGTAGTTTATGTTTTAAATAACAATCAAAAAAACGTAATAGAGGATAAAACAAGTCAGTTAAGTGTAGCTACTCACTCTTTTGAGAAAGTATTGGCTTATGAAAATGACTACATGGGAGACGCAGCTAATACAAGTAATCTATTCAATAACTTGCCGCTAGCTAATTATAAAAAAAGTATAGAAATGGATTCAGAGAAATTAATATTAGTTGTAAACTATGATTCTCTAAGTAGTAAAGAAACGGAAAAAGCAGTCATTTACAACACTACAGCTGCTTTTGTGCTAATTAATAATATAGAAGAAATCCATTTACAGTATTCAGATCGAATATATGTCGTTAAGAAAGCTAATGTGAAAGAATGGTTTGGAAACGACTTTTCTCAATTAATTAATCCAGAAGTTTTTAAGAAATTAGTACAAAAACCTTTGCTGGAGAAGGATAGCGGTGCATGGCTAAATCTTTATACAAAACAGGGGGAATAA
- a CDS encoding serine hydrolase domain-containing protein — MMGSLMTRIEQIQREIDFSGVTFVKNGESVLLESNTGYANRGDSIKNMKDTRFGIASGCKIFTAVAICQLVEKQKLTFDTKLMECLDISFPYFDENITIHHLLTHTSGIPDYFDEEVMDDFEELWIAKPMYHMRHLEDFLPFFQNEKMKANPGERFHYNNAGYILLGLIIEKVSGQVFTDYVQQHVFDKAGMVDSGYFALDKLPGNVATGYIDYKDGTWKTNVYSLPVQGGSDGGAFVSAMDMVKFWDALLGNALLSESVTNQLLFPHVLEDGNDFYGYGVWIAKKEGTIFKYHVMGYDPGVSFHSAFYPQSNITLAICANISKGAFKVMKEIEDELM; from the coding sequence ATGATGGGTAGTTTAATGACAAGAATAGAGCAAATTCAAAGAGAAATAGATTTTTCAGGGGTGACTTTTGTTAAAAATGGAGAATCAGTGCTTTTAGAATCTAACACTGGCTATGCTAATCGTGGAGACTCTATAAAAAATATGAAAGATACACGTTTCGGTATCGCATCTGGCTGTAAAATCTTCACAGCTGTTGCTATTTGTCAGCTTGTTGAGAAGCAAAAGCTAACGTTTGATACGAAGCTTATGGAATGCTTAGATATCTCTTTTCCGTATTTTGATGAAAATATAACAATTCATCACCTATTAACCCATACATCAGGTATTCCCGATTATTTTGATGAAGAGGTTATGGATGATTTTGAAGAATTATGGATAGCTAAACCGATGTATCATATGCGTCATTTGGAGGATTTTTTACCTTTTTTTCAAAATGAAAAAATGAAAGCTAATCCAGGTGAGCGATTTCACTATAATAATGCTGGCTATATTCTTCTAGGTTTAATCATTGAAAAAGTGAGTGGACAAGTATTTACCGATTATGTACAACAACATGTTTTTGATAAAGCGGGAATGGTCGATTCCGGTTATTTTGCTTTAGATAAACTTCCTGGAAATGTTGCTACTGGGTATATAGATTACAAGGACGGCACTTGGAAAACAAATGTATATTCATTGCCTGTCCAGGGGGGTTCGGATGGAGGAGCCTTTGTAAGTGCTATGGATATGGTGAAGTTTTGGGATGCTCTTTTGGGTAATGCGCTATTAAGTGAATCGGTAACTAATCAATTACTTTTTCCACATGTACTGGAAGATGGGAATGACTTTTATGGTTATGGAGTATGGATTGCTAAAAAAGAGGGAACTATTTTTAAGTATCATGTAATGGGTTATGACCCAGGCGTAAGCTTCCATTCTGCTTTTTATCCGCAATCCAACATCACACTAGCGATATGTGCAAATATCTCTAAAGGCGCATTTAAAGTAATGAAAGAAATAGAAGATGAACTGATGTGA
- a CDS encoding DUF6509 family protein, producing MNITSYEVEKIKDPTGIIVGDRYEFLLGIEVPEEDELFEEGDSLDIRVILAVEDAVERIVQYHILNRSNGKVLDFGLEDEEEALVLNFCKEHFNEAI from the coding sequence TTGAATATAACATCCTATGAGGTTGAAAAAATAAAAGATCCTACAGGAATCATTGTAGGGGATCGTTACGAATTTTTACTTGGTATTGAAGTACCGGAAGAAGATGAACTATTTGAAGAAGGCGATTCTTTAGATATAAGGGTTATTTTAGCAGTGGAAGATGCAGTGGAACGAATTGTTCAATATCACATTTTAAACAGAAGCAATGGCAAAGTATTGGATTTTGGTTTAGAAGACGAAGAAGAGGCACTTGTTCTCAACTTTTGTAAGGAACATTTTAACGAGGCAATATAA
- a CDS encoding Mur ligase family protein codes for MEITKIMEYVSILEVKNEKEIEITGLAYNSRKVEKGQVFVCIKGFKVDGHQFAGQAVENGAIALVVEDFIEGLEVPQYKVENGRVALATLADTFYNHPTRKLKTIGITATNGKTSTSFMTNAILENHGLTTGLMGTVVVKIGDYAEPSELTTPESLDLQRFYAQMVDAGVTHATMEVSSSALELNRVGCVDFDIVTLNNISREHIDLHSSFENYFMHKSSLIRNAGADKVAILNLDDKYSASLVNKTKAKVITIGVENQTADVLCKNLDLSTGRAIFTVDITRDLITSDLVIPKQQFQIELSTPGFHSVYNSMVSIVIGLLCEVPVETIQKSLFEFVGVERRFEIIFEEDFKIIDDHFANSGNIDITLGTLEKMEFNRVSLVYAIRGDRGVTVNKENAEAIARWAPRLGIHEITATLSRSHVTQKDVVSDAEVAVFKEVMDEAGIKVHLYEELPDAIERSLGEVTDGDLLLLAGCQGMDYGAKIALEQLETIRPDVDKKKLFQPLEKRVAGNS; via the coding sequence ATGGAAATTACGAAGATAATGGAATATGTAAGTATATTAGAAGTCAAAAACGAAAAAGAGATAGAGATAACCGGACTTGCCTATAACTCTCGAAAAGTAGAAAAAGGACAAGTATTTGTTTGTATAAAAGGATTTAAGGTAGATGGACATCAATTTGCGGGACAAGCAGTTGAAAATGGTGCGATTGCACTAGTTGTCGAAGATTTTATAGAGGGATTAGAAGTTCCTCAGTACAAGGTAGAGAACGGTCGTGTTGCTCTTGCGACGCTTGCAGATACATTTTATAATCACCCAACGAGAAAATTAAAAACAATTGGAATAACTGCGACAAATGGGAAAACTTCTACATCCTTTATGACAAATGCCATTTTAGAGAATCATGGATTGACTACAGGATTAATGGGGACGGTAGTTGTAAAAATTGGAGATTATGCAGAGCCATCCGAATTAACGACTCCAGAATCTCTAGATTTACAACGCTTTTATGCACAAATGGTCGACGCTGGAGTTACTCACGCAACAATGGAAGTCTCTTCTTCAGCACTAGAGTTAAATCGAGTGGGCTGTGTTGATTTTGATATAGTAACTCTAAATAATATAAGTAGAGAGCATATTGATTTGCATTCTTCTTTCGAGAATTATTTTATGCATAAATCTAGTCTTATTCGTAACGCGGGAGCTGACAAGGTCGCTATTTTAAATCTAGACGATAAATATTCTGCTTCGCTTGTAAATAAAACAAAAGCAAAAGTAATCACAATAGGAGTAGAAAATCAAACAGCAGACGTCTTATGTAAAAACTTAGATTTATCGACAGGACGAGCTATATTTACTGTAGATATTACACGTGACCTAATTACATCAGATCTTGTTATTCCAAAGCAGCAATTTCAAATTGAACTTTCTACTCCTGGATTCCATTCAGTATATAACTCAATGGTAAGCATTGTCATTGGGTTACTTTGTGAAGTACCTGTTGAAACTATTCAAAAAAGCTTATTTGAATTTGTTGGAGTGGAACGTCGTTTTGAAATAATCTTTGAAGAAGATTTTAAAATCATTGATGATCATTTCGCTAATAGTGGAAATATAGATATTACGTTAGGAACATTAGAAAAAATGGAATTCAATCGCGTATCACTTGTATATGCTATTCGGGGAGATCGTGGAGTAACGGTCAATAAAGAAAATGCAGAAGCTATTGCAAGATGGGCTCCTAGACTTGGTATTCATGAAATCACTGCAACCCTTAGCCGATCACATGTCACTCAGAAGGATGTAGTTTCAGATGCGGAGGTTGCAGTATTTAAAGAAGTAATGGATGAAGCAGGTATTAAAGTTCATCTGTACGAAGAGTTACCAGATGCAATTGAACGTAGTTTGGGAGAAGTGACGGATGGCGATCTATTGTTACTGGCTGGATGTCAAGGTATGGATTATGGTGCAAAGATTGCGTTGGAACAACTGGAAACCATTCGACCAGATGTAGACAAAAAGAAGCTATTCCAACCGCTTGAAAAACGAGTAGCAGGGAACTCGTAA
- a CDS encoding ArsR/SmtB family transcription factor, which produces METSAKKYDVFQAIADPTRREVLKLLAEKELPISEITSHFPMSRTAIAKHLNVLTEAELVSCQKVGREKIYRLHTEPLQELNQWLSYYEQFWHNKLSILKHVVENSENNTRETE; this is translated from the coding sequence GTGGAAACTTCTGCAAAAAAGTATGATGTATTTCAGGCCATAGCCGATCCAACTCGCAGAGAGGTTTTAAAGTTACTAGCTGAAAAAGAGCTACCGATTTCGGAAATCACTTCCCACTTCCCAATGAGTCGTACCGCAATAGCAAAACATCTTAACGTGTTAACGGAGGCTGAGTTAGTCAGTTGTCAAAAGGTTGGAAGAGAAAAGATCTATCGCCTTCATACAGAACCATTACAGGAATTAAATCAATGGCTTTCTTACTATGAGCAATTCTGGCATAACAAACTATCCATCCTTAAGCATGTAGTAGAAAATAGTGAAAATAATACCCGAGAAACTGAGTAA
- a CDS encoding SRPBCC family protein, whose amino-acid sequence MGNKLKDIIQTVTINAPIQKVWENVSTADGIAKWFMPNDFQLEEGYEFHIQSPFGPSPCKVTEVDPPNKLSFIWDTEGWFVSFILKEMNDKTEFTLIHGGWKEADDKLIKPNEKSSVIRDRMAHGWEGIVQERLRKAIEN is encoded by the coding sequence GTGGGAAATAAACTTAAAGATATTATACAAACAGTCACTATAAATGCACCTATTCAAAAAGTATGGGAAAATGTATCAACCGCTGACGGGATTGCAAAATGGTTTATGCCGAATGACTTTCAATTAGAAGAGGGATACGAGTTTCATATTCAATCTCCTTTCGGTCCATCCCCTTGTAAAGTAACAGAAGTAGACCCGCCAAATAAGCTTTCTTTTATTTGGGATACAGAAGGATGGTTTGTTTCATTTATTTTAAAAGAGATGAACGATAAAACAGAATTTACTCTTATTCATGGCGGTTGGAAAGAAGCAGATGACAAACTTATAAAACCGAATGAAAAAAGTTCTGTTATCCGTGATAGAATGGCTCATGGTTGGGAAGGAATCGTACAAGAGCGCTTAAGAAAGGCTATTGAAAACTAA
- a CDS encoding DUF6904 family protein has protein sequence MLALKSTENMTGVLISGDFWDLDELCSAIHHLTGKEDRYMDWQGARMRLLGVTSEIRYAYQGNRNIDFVANGLHKEMMKSHDFIAPENNIYYSTEILWPELVFSFIALNDFIQLYKKYEFANDFDLHIVNVRKFQALISEAWKDILTNEEYAVILSAVYSPETTVEEYAIQYIDMLNLSYIEMTKEQRTKSFSSIVQNIVMENGEYEAIKKKVIAEASKTKSAIHDLRFNVNYPEQIEW, from the coding sequence ATGCTTGCGTTAAAAAGCACGGAAAATATGACGGGCGTATTAATTAGTGGTGATTTTTGGGATTTAGATGAGCTTTGCTCTGCAATACATCATCTGACGGGAAAAGAAGATCGATATATGGACTGGCAAGGAGCTCGAATGCGTTTATTAGGTGTGACATCCGAAATACGTTATGCCTATCAAGGAAATCGCAATATTGATTTTGTAGCAAATGGCTTACACAAAGAAATGATGAAATCCCATGACTTTATAGCTCCAGAAAATAATATTTATTACTCTACCGAGATTTTGTGGCCTGAGCTAGTTTTCTCATTTATTGCCTTAAATGATTTTATCCAGTTATATAAAAAATACGAATTTGCGAATGATTTTGATTTGCATATTGTAAATGTTCGCAAATTCCAAGCACTTATTTCGGAAGCATGGAAGGATATATTAACAAACGAAGAGTATGCAGTAATACTTAGTGCTGTTTATTCACCAGAAACAACTGTAGAAGAATATGCAATTCAGTATATTGATATGTTAAATCTATCTTATATTGAGATGACTAAAGAGCAACGAACTAAATCTTTTTCTTCAATCGTCCAAAATATCGTAATGGAAAATGGCGAATATGAGGCTATCAAGAAAAAAGTAATTGCGGAAGCTAGTAAAACAAAAAGTGCTATACATGATTTACGTTTTAATGTGAACTACCCAGAACAGATTGAATGGTAA
- the rluF gene encoding 23S rRNA pseudouridine(2604) synthase RluF, giving the protein MRINKFLSEAGIVSRRGADKWITDGRVTINGVMAELGSKVEAGDDVRVDGKPIAVEQPLVYLVLNKPVGITSTTERHVKGNIVDFVNHPLRIFHIGRLDKDSDGLILLTNDGDIVNEILRAENKHEKEYIVTVNERITDSFIEKMASGVNILGTKTLPAKVKKVGQNTFNITLTQGLNRQIRRMCSALGFTVKRLQRIRIMNITLEGLSIGEWRELTDLEKKELFSTLNYSPKR; this is encoded by the coding sequence ATGCGCATTAATAAATTTTTAAGTGAAGCTGGAATTGTCTCAAGACGTGGTGCAGATAAATGGATAACAGATGGTAGAGTAACTATCAATGGAGTGATGGCTGAACTTGGAAGTAAAGTGGAAGCTGGAGACGACGTGCGTGTAGACGGAAAACCGATTGCCGTTGAACAACCATTAGTGTATCTCGTTTTGAATAAACCGGTCGGTATCACCAGCACAACAGAACGTCACGTAAAAGGTAATATTGTCGATTTTGTCAATCACCCACTTCGTATTTTTCATATTGGCCGCTTAGATAAAGATTCGGATGGATTAATTTTGCTGACGAATGATGGAGACATAGTGAATGAAATATTACGGGCTGAAAATAAACATGAAAAAGAATATATTGTTACTGTAAATGAAAGAATAACCGATTCATTCATTGAAAAAATGGCTTCTGGTGTAAATATTTTAGGAACGAAAACACTACCCGCAAAAGTAAAAAAAGTTGGTCAAAATACTTTTAATATAACTCTTACACAAGGTTTAAACAGACAAATAAGAAGAATGTGTTCTGCACTAGGATTTACTGTGAAGAGATTACAACGTATTCGTATTATGAATATAACATTAGAAGGTCTATCTATTGGAGAATGGAGAGAATTGACCGATTTAGAGAAAAAAGAATTGTTTTCTACGCTTAACTATTCACCAAAAAGGTAA
- a CDS encoding DUF4003 family protein, with product MTINQKIEETFNTLKKLLSWGVDKRVTLSLAGYYVTLDKELNESRFKEIEIVIKKKAGIFSPLRSHLNPLFIATLDVAGQEPQQAVDLLLEKIEALKNSSFKVNSYTYLAALLMSDDKVNWAEEMERAKQLMADMKKHHRFLTSTDDYPYAMFLGKLNGDTAVRAETMNRYYQELRNYKFYSGNELQWMSQVLTYTNAKYEEDLVKRAVIIRDGLKSVKIKTSAPQYPMIGFMAALKMNEEQLQAIVTTYESLASMKLFSWYKDSALSIALGWEMRASKDTYATAAISMATSLEMLLQAQQAMMISMIAASSAAASSSNS from the coding sequence ATGACGATTAATCAAAAAATAGAAGAGACATTCAACACTTTAAAAAAATTATTAAGCTGGGGTGTTGATAAACGTGTCACTCTCTCGCTTGCTGGTTATTATGTGACTCTAGATAAAGAACTAAATGAAAGTAGATTCAAGGAAATAGAGATCGTTATTAAAAAGAAAGCGGGTATATTCTCTCCATTACGTTCTCACTTAAACCCGCTTTTCATTGCTACATTAGATGTAGCAGGCCAAGAGCCACAACAAGCTGTAGATTTATTATTAGAGAAGATAGAAGCATTAAAAAACTCTTCCTTTAAAGTAAATAGTTATACTTATTTAGCAGCTTTATTGATGTCAGATGACAAAGTAAACTGGGCAGAGGAAATGGAACGGGCTAAACAGCTAATGGCGGATATGAAAAAGCACCATCGGTTTTTAACATCAACAGACGATTATCCCTATGCCATGTTTTTAGGGAAATTAAATGGAGATACCGCTGTCCGTGCAGAAACGATGAATCGCTACTATCAGGAGCTTAGAAATTATAAATTCTACTCCGGAAATGAACTACAATGGATGTCGCAGGTACTAACGTATACAAATGCTAAATATGAGGAAGACTTGGTGAAACGAGCAGTCATTATTCGAGATGGATTAAAAAGTGTAAAGATAAAAACATCAGCCCCTCAATATCCTATGATTGGATTTATGGCGGCACTGAAAATGAATGAAGAACAACTACAAGCAATAGTTACAACATATGAATCACTCGCGAGTATGAAACTATTTTCTTGGTATAAGGATAGTGCTCTATCTATCGCTCTTGGATGGGAAATGAGAGCTTCCAAAGACACTTATGCTACTGCGGCCATCTCAATGGCAACATCGCTTGAAATGCTACTTCAAGCACAACAGGCAATGATGATTTCAATGATCGCTGCTTCAAGTGCCGCAGCTTCATCTTCGAACTCTTAA
- a CDS encoding acyl-CoA thioesterase, whose protein sequence is MMNTNPMSQSRTIQTHLILPPDTNHHQTIFGGRVLAFIDEIAAISSMKHAQGAVVTASIDSVDFLSSAKVGDVLELEAVVSNTGRSSMEVYVRVTSMNLITGEEQLTTESFVTMVAVDENGKPVSVPGIHPETEEETRLFESGPARRIHRKQRLEMNY, encoded by the coding sequence ATGATGAACACAAATCCAATGAGTCAATCTAGAACTATACAAACCCACTTGATCCTTCCGCCTGATACAAATCATCACCAAACTATTTTTGGTGGACGGGTACTTGCATTTATCGATGAGATCGCAGCGATTTCGTCCATGAAGCATGCGCAAGGTGCAGTGGTAACTGCTTCAATAGACTCTGTTGATTTCCTTTCTTCTGCAAAAGTAGGGGATGTATTGGAGTTAGAGGCTGTTGTTTCAAATACAGGTCGTTCATCTATGGAAGTTTATGTTCGAGTGACGTCAATGAATTTAATAACTGGAGAAGAACAACTTACAACGGAGTCTTTTGTAACAATGGTTGCAGTAGATGAAAATGGTAAGCCTGTTTCTGTACCGGGTATTCATCCTGAAACAGAAGAAGAAACTCGTTTATTTGAATCAGGTCCTGCTAGACGTATCCATCGTAAACAGCGATTAGAGATGAATTACTAA
- the corA gene encoding magnesium/cobalt transporter CorA: MIQTMGITTAHEIICDFPLHDIKNKTFEWYWIDIGEPSQEEENLLSSFFHFHPLAIEDCLLRLQRPKLDHYDGYAFYVLHTINEETLEAEELDIFVGKDYVVTFHFPPMHELAQARERIIRNSEGWERGAMHATYHIVDKVVDAYFPIVYKIEDYLNEVEDKLSSDMRHLSIDQVFDLRSDLLRLRRTVIPMRDLLYRIMNSERINLQHSERAYFGDIYDHLLKLTEMIESNRELTADIRDSHMSINSSRMNRIMMILTIVSTVFIPLTFIVGVYGMNFAYMPELEWKYGYFVVMGLIVVIALSMLAWFKFKGWFSLFKN, encoded by the coding sequence ATGATTCAAACGATGGGCATTACAACCGCTCACGAAATAATATGTGATTTTCCTCTCCATGATATTAAAAATAAAACGTTTGAATGGTATTGGATTGATATTGGAGAACCTTCTCAAGAAGAAGAGAATCTTCTTAGCTCTTTTTTCCATTTCCATCCGCTAGCAATAGAAGACTGTTTACTAAGACTTCAACGTCCAAAGTTAGACCATTATGATGGGTATGCTTTTTATGTTCTACATACCATTAATGAAGAAACGTTAGAAGCGGAAGAACTAGATATTTTTGTTGGAAAGGATTATGTTGTCACATTCCACTTTCCACCTATGCATGAATTGGCTCAAGCACGAGAACGCATTATTCGAAATTCAGAAGGCTGGGAACGTGGTGCCATGCATGCAACCTATCATATCGTCGATAAAGTAGTGGATGCTTATTTTCCAATCGTCTATAAAATTGAGGATTATTTGAATGAAGTAGAAGACAAGCTTTCTTCAGATATGAGACATTTATCTATAGATCAAGTTTTTGACTTACGTAGTGATTTGCTTAGATTACGTAGAACAGTGATACCAATGCGGGACTTATTGTACCGTATTATGAATTCCGAACGAATAAATTTACAACACTCTGAACGTGCATATTTTGGAGACATTTATGATCACTTGCTAAAGCTCACGGAAATGATTGAATCTAATCGAGAACTCACTGCAGATATTAGAGACAGTCATATGTCGATTAACTCTAGTCGAATGAATCGAATTATGATGATTTTAACGATTGTATCCACCGTTTTTATTCCATTGACATTTATCGTAGGAGTATACGGAATGAATTTTGCGTATATGCCTGAGCTAGAGTGGAAATATGGTTATTTTGTCGTGATGGGATTGATCGTTGTTATTGCTCTTTCCATGCTTGCTTGGTTTAAATTTAAAGGCTGGTTTTCTCTATTTAAAAACTAA